The Actinopolymorpha sp. NPDC004070 genomic interval CCAGTCCAGGCACCAGCCCAGCGGCCGGATGTTGATCTTCGACTTCGGGTTGTCGAACTCCGCCCGCACCTGGTCGCGCGGCATCGGAATGGCGGTGGTCTTGAAGCCCGCCGCCTTCAGCTTCTGCGACCGCACGGCCGAGACCTGCGCCGCGATGTCGTTGTCGTTGGAGTAGGCCCACACGACGTCGAAGCCGAGCTTGCCGGCCTTCTCCAGCATCTTCTTGGCCTTGGCCGGGTCGCCGTCACCCTTGCCGCCGTTGCCGAACAGGTCGTAGTTGACGAACCCGGGCGTCACCTTCGGAAGGATCGTGGTGGCGGGGGTGTAGGTGAACGGGCTGTCGCCGCCCGCCTTGTGGATCGAGTCGAACGGCCACGCCGTGATCAGTGCCTTGCGTACCTCGAGCGGGATCCGCCGGGTGTCCAGGTAGATGAAGTCGGTGCAGGTACCGTCACCGGTCATCATTCGCTTCTCCGGCTCCTTGCCCTGGATCTTGGGCAGCAGCGAGGAGTCGACACCGTCGTAGGTGATCGCGGTCTGGTCCGGGCCGTTGTCGGCGATCAGCTGCTCCTGCAGCTTGATCGGGTTCTGGCTGAACTTGAAGTCGTACTTGTCGACGTACTGGTGGCGCACCGGGTCGGTCTGGGGGTCCCACTGGTCGTTCTTGACCAGGACCAGGCGCTTGCCCTTCTGGTAGCTGTCGAACTTGTACGGGCCCGCGGCCAGCGGCTTGTTCCCGTAGGCGTCCTTGGTGTCCTTGGCCTGCGGGATCGGGCTGTACACCGGGAACGTCGCGTAGTAGGCGAGGTCCGGGAACGGCTTGGCCATCTTCAGGACGACCGTCTTGTCGTCGGGCGTCTCCACCCCGGCGTAGTCCAGCCCGCCGCCCTTGGCCTTGGACTTGAACGGGCCCTTGTACTTAGCGCCGTCCAGGAAGTAGCTCTGCTGGTACGTCGGGCCGCCGGGCAGCTCCTCGGTGGCGAAGGACCGCTTCACCGCGTAGGCGATGTCCTGGGCCTTGATCGGGGAACCGTCCTCGTACTTCAGCCCGTCCTTGAGCGTGAACTTCCACTCGGTGTAGTCCGCGTTGTGCTGGCCCAGGTCGGTGGCCAGGTCCGGGACCAGGTAGTACTTCCCGTCCGCGCGGAGTTCCAGCGCGGTGAGGGTGCGTGCGGTCAGCCGCAGCACCGCCAGGGAGTCGATGTAGTAGGCCCTGGTGGGGTCGAACGTCTCCGGCGCCGCCGCGGTGAGGACGGTCGCGGTGCCGCCCTTCTGCGCGCCGGCGATGTCCTTGGCCGGCCCCTTGGCGTTGGCGTCCTGTACGACGTCGAAGCCGCCGCCCTTGGGCGCCTCCGCAGAAGAACCACTCTGCTGCTGCTGCTTCTTCTGCTGCTCCTGTGCCTTCTCCGAAGGTGAGGAGCCTCCCCCACAGGCGGCCGTTGCGCCGAGCGCGAGCACGCCGGCGGCCGCAGCCAACCTTCTCCATCGCATACGAGTCACTTACTTGCCTTCCTTGCTGTGGCCGTCGGCACGTGCTACCGACGAGTCGTTGGGTCGAAGGCGTCGCGGATCGCGTCGCCGAGAAGGTTCAGAGCCAGTACCAGCACGAGAATCGCCAGTGCCGGTTGCCAGAAGTAGATGGGGTACGTCTGGTAGTAGGTGAGCGCGGAGTTGATCGTGCGCCCCCAGGAGGGAGTCGGCTCCGTGAGGCCGATCCCGAGATAGGAAAGCCCTGCCTCCGAAGCGATGTAGCTCGGAACCGCCAGCGACAAGAACACGATGATCTGGCCGGTGAGGTTGGGCAGGAGTTCGCGGAAGAGGATCTGGTGCGTCGGTACGCCGATCGCTCGGGCCGCCTGGATGAACTCCCGCTCGCGCAGCGACAGCACCTGGGCCCGGACCAGCCGGCCGAGACCGGTCCAGCCGAAGATCGCGAAGATCGCCACCAGCGACCACAGGCGCACCTTGGAGACGGTGGCGTCGTCGGAGGCGAACCGCGCCTGCACGACCGGGACGATCGCGAACACGAAGAGGATCAGCGGCATCGACAGCATCAGGTCGATCAGCCAGGAGATCGCCCGGTCGATCCGTCCGCCCAGGAAGCCCGCCAGGAGTCCCATCGACGTGCCGATGATCGTGGAGATGACCGCCGCGCTGGTCGCCACGATCAGGGACGGGCGGCTGCCCTCGACCCAGCGGGCGAACAGATCCCTGCCCAGGCGGGGCTCCAGCCCGAACGGGTGCGCGGCGCTGGGGTTGACGGTCGGGAAGCCGTAGTCGTCGACCAGGTCCATGTGCGGGGTACTCGGATCGGTGTGGGTGACGGCGGTGATGACGTCGGCGAAGATCGCGAGCAGAACGAAGAAAAGAACGATGACCGCGCAGATGATGGCGATCTTGTCCTTACGAAGCCGCTCCAGCGCGATCTGCGTCGGAGACTTGCTCTTGACCGGGTTGTCCGGAGGGGCGACCGGTGTACTGCTTCCGGTCTCGAGCAGGGTCGGGTCCGCCATGGGTTGTCGTACGCCTTCCTGGCTTACGAATCACGACACACAGCAGTCGGGGACGCGCTGTGTACGAAGAATGTGACGCCTGACGATAAACGACAGAAGGGCACATACACAGCGCGTCTTGGATCACGATTTGTAAACGCTTGCCGTGACATCTAGTAAGCGAATTGCAGCGGCTACGGCACGCTGGGTAATAAGAACGGCGGCCGGCCCGAATGGGCCGGCCGCCGAAACACAAACGTCACCGACGGGTACTTGACGGCGAATCCCGCGTGCGTGCAGGTCGAAAAGTCAGGGCTTTGACGGAGTGTCGTTCTTTCCGACCGAAGTATCGGTCACCTTCTCGTCGTCGGCGCGATGCCGTCCGGTCCCGGCCGACTTGCCCGGAACGACGTCGATTCCGGCCTCGCGACGCTGCGCCGGCGAGATCGGCGTCGGCGCGCCGGTGAGGGGATCGGCACCGGAAGCGCTCTTGGGGAACGCGATGACGTCCCGGATCGACTCCGCGCCGGTCAGCAGCGCCACCAGCCGGTCCAGGCCGAGCGCGATGCCGCCGTGCGGGGGCGGGCCGTACTTGAACGCCTCCAGCAGGAAGCCGAACTGACTGGCCGCCTCCTCCTGCGACAGACCGATCAGGTCGAAGACGCGCTGCTGGACGTCGGCGCGGTGGATACGGATCGACCCACCGCCGATCTCGTTGCCGTTCAGCACGATGTCGTACGCCTGGGACAGCGCCTGCCCCGGATCCTCCTCGAACCGGTCCACCCATTCGGCCGTGGGCGCGGTGAACGGGTGGTGGATCGCGGTCCACCCCTTCTCGCCGTCGAACCTCTCCACCGGCTCGAACATCGGCGCGTCGACCACCCAGCAGAACTCCCACCGGGAGTGGTCGATCAGGCCACAGCGCTCGCCCACCTCCAGCCGCACCGCCGCCAGTAGGCCCAGCGCCTCCGAGCGGGGTCCGGCCGCGAAGAAGACGCAGTCGCCGGGCTTCGCGCCGGCGTGCTCGGCGAGTCCGGCGCGCTCGTCCTCGGAGAGGTTCTTGGCCACCGGGCCGCCGAGCTCACCGCCCTCACCGACCAGGACGTACGCCAGACCCTTCGCGCCGCGCGAGCGGGCCCACTCCTGCCAGGCGTCCAGCTCCTTGCGCGCCTGCCCCGCTCCCCCGGGCATCACCACGGCGCCGACGTGGAAGTCCTCGCCCTTGGCCTGGAACACCCGGAACGGCGTGTGTGCGAAGTAGTCGGTGAAGTCGACCAGCTCGTTGCCGAAACGCAGGTCGGGCCGGTCGATGCCGAACCTGCGCATCGCCTCGGCGTAGGTCATCCGCGGGATCGGCAGCGTGATGTCGTACCCCACGACCGTCTTCCACACCCGGGCGAGCACCTGCTCGGTCAGGGCGATGATGTCGTCGGTGTCGCAGAACGACATCTCCACGTCGAGCTGGGTGAACTCCGGCTGCCGGTCGGCACGGAAGTCCTCGTCCCGGAAACACCGCGCGATCTGGTAGTAACGCTCGATGCCGGCGACCATCAGCAGCTGCTTGAACAGCTGCGGCGACTGCGGGAGGGCGTACCAGCTGCCCGGCTGCAACCGGACCGGCACCACGAAGTCGCGGGCACCCTCGGGGGTGGACCGGGTGAGGTAGGGCGTCTCGACGTCGACGAAGCCGTGCTCGTCCATCACGTCCCGGATCAGCCGGGTGACCCGCGACCTGGTGCGCAGCTTCGCCGCCATCTCCGGCCGGCGAAGGTCGAGGTAGCGGTGCCGCAGCCGGACCTCCTCGTTGACCGGTGTCTGGTGGTGCTCCTCGATCGGGAACGGCAGCGCCTCGGCGGTGCTGAGCACCTCCACCTCGCTCGCCACCACCTCCACTTCGCCGGTGGGCAGGTTGGGGTTGGCGTTGCCCTCCGGGCGGCGGCGGACCTGCCCGACCACCCGCAGGCAGTGCTCCTGGCGCAGGCCGTGCGCGGTCTCCTCGTCGCGGATCACCACCTGGACGGTCCCGGACGCGTCGCGCAGGTCGAGGAAGGCCACGCCGCCGTGGTCGCGGCGCCGGGCGATCCACCCGGCCAGGGTCACGGTCGCGTCCAGATGGTCGGCGCGGAGCGTGCCGGCCTCGTGCGTACGGATCACCCGTGCGTCTCCTTCGTCGTCGGTTCTACCTGGTCCTGCCCTGATGCGTTCTGCTCGGCGTGCGCCGTCGTCACCGCACTGGCCACGACGTCGACAAGGTCGGCGAGCGGGACGGGCCGCTGGCCGCCGCCGCGCAGGTCCTTCAGCTGGGCACTGTCCTGCTCCAGGTCGCGGTCGCCGATGACCAGCGCGAACGCCGCGCCGGAACGGTCCGCCGCCTTCATCGCGCCCTTGAGGCCCTGCCCGCCGTAGCTCGTGTCGGACCGTACGCCCGCCTCGCGCAGGTCGCGCAGGAGGGTGACCGTCCGGCGCCGGGCCGCGGCGCCGAGCGGTACGACGTACACGTCGCACCGGCTGGGCTCCCCCACCGTCAGGCCCTCCGCCTCCACGGCCAGCACGGTGCGGTCCAGGCCGAGCCCGAAGCCGACGCCGCCGAGGTCGGGGCCGCCGATCGTGGCCAGCAGCCCGTCGTAGCGGCCGCCGCCGCCGATGGCGGACTGGGCGCCGAGCCCGGGGTGGACCAGCTCGAACGTCGTGCGGACGTAGTAGTCGAGCCCGCGCACCAGCCGCGGTGCGTCCTCCCACACCACGCCGAGGTCGGCGAGGTAGGAGCGGACCTGCTCGTGGTGCTCCTTGCACGCGCCGCACAGGTGGTCGGTGATCATCGGCGCGTCGGTCAGCTGGGCCTGGACCTCCGGGCGCTTGTCGTCCAGCACCCGCATCGGGTTGATCGCCGCCCGCCGGCGGGTGTCCTCGTCCAGGTCGATCCCGCGCAGGAAGTCCTGGAGGAGCTCGCGGTAGGCGGGGCGGCACTCCCGGCAGCCCAGGCTGTTGAGCAGCAGGCGAGTGCCGGTGAGGCCGATCGACCGCTGCGCCTGCCAGGCCATCCAGACGACCTCGGCATCCAGCGCCGGGTCGTCGCCGCCGATCGTCTCCACCCCCACCTGGGTGTGCTGGCGGTAACGTCCGGACTGCGGTTGTTCGTACCGGAAGTTCTGCCCGACGTACCACACCTTCACCGGAAGCTGGCCGCGGTGCAGGTTGCGCTCGGCGATCGCGCGCAGCACGCCGGCCGTGCCCTCCGGGCGCAGCGTCAGCGAGCGGCCGCCCCGGTCGGCGAAGGTGTACATCTCCTTCGTCACCACGTCGGTCGACTCACCCACGCCGCGGACGAACAGCCCGGTGTCCTCGAACAACGGTGTCTCGACGTACTCGTATCCGGCCAGCCGCGGCGGTCGGCTCAGCGCCTCCCGCACGGCGAGCCAGGTGGCAGACCTCGGGGGTACGACGTCGAAGGTGCCCTTGGGCGCCTGGAAACTCATCTGCGATCTTCACCCGCTCCGTGCCGGGCCGGGCACGAGCCCTCTCAGGTAGGGATTGGTCTGGCGTTCCCGGCCGATGGTCGTCTGGTCCCCGTGGCCGGGCAGGACAACGACCCGGTCGTCGAGCGGCAGCACCTTGTCGGCAAGGGTGCGCAGCATCGTCGGATGGTCACCGCCCGGCAGGTCGGTGCGTCCGATCGACCCGGCGAAGAGCAGGTCGCCCCCGAACATCAGCTCGGGCGCCGCGCTCGCCTGGCCGGTCCACGTGGGGGCACCTGCCCCGCGTACGTCTCCCTCGACGGGAGTACGGAACGCGACCGACCCGCTGGTATGGCCAGGGGTGTGGTCGACGGTGAAGCTCAGTCCGGCGACGTCGACCCGGGCGCCGTCGGTGAGCTCGCGTACGTCGTCGGGCTCGGCGAACGTCAGCCCGCCACCGAGCAGCGCGCCGGCCCACTCCGGCGGCAGGCCGCGCATCGGGTCGGCGAGCAGCGGCCGGTCGGCCGGGTGGATCCAGCACGTCGCGTCGTAGCTCCCGCACACCGGCAGCACCGACCACATGTGGTCCAGGTGCCCGTGGGTGAGCAGCACCGCCACCGGCCGGAGCCGGTGCTCGCGAACCACCTCGTCCACCGCGCCGGCGGCGTCCTGGCCCGGATCGACCACGACGCACTCCTGCCCCGCCCCGGTCGCCACGACGTAGCAGTTCGCGGCGAACACTCCGGTCGGGAAGCCGGCGACGAGCATGGAATCCTCTGCGGTCGGTGGCGGTGCGGGTGGTGGGCGGACAGCGGTCGGGGTCGGCGCTCTGGTGGCGGCCGGAAAGCCGGTCGGGACGAGGCGGTGGACCTTCGAAGACTACCGGCGGCGTGTCCGGCGCGGCGAACCTGGCCGGTCCTGCTGGCGATTAACGGGACACACACCGCTACCGGTGCCAGGACGTCTCCTAGACTGGCACACCGGTCATCGGACAGCTAAGCGGAGAGAACGGGGCCTTCGGTGGTCACCAAGGAGCAACGCCGACGCCGCCTCGCCAGGCAGCACTGGGAGCGTCAGCAGGTCCGCCGTGCCGCCAGCCGGCGCCGTGCGCGACGAAACGGCATCATCGTGGCGATCGTCGTCGGCGTGCTCGCCGTGGCCGCGGTGATCTACGTCGTCTTCTTCCTCCTGCGCGGCGGCAGCTCCTCCGCGGCCACCCGGCCGAGCACCCATCCGGGCACCTCGGCCGGGATCGGCGTACTCGCGGCACCTCCGGCCGCGCCGGGGCCGGGCTACATTCTTGGTGACGGGACCGATCGTCCGCACCGCGGCGACCACCGCGTGGAGCCAGGCCGGCCGGTCGCTGTCGATGGCGAAAAACCCGGTGCCGACGGATTCCTCACTGGCTACGGTGACTCGTCCCCGTTCGATCACGGGGAAGCGGGGACCGGGCAGGCGGCGTCCTCCGGCATCGGCAAAGATGTCAAGGTCACGACGACGTGATCTGCGACGGGAGCGTGCAGTGAGCGGAACGGCAGAGGAGCCCTGGGGCAGGGTCGCGGACGACGGCACCGTCTACCTCCGCACCGACGAGGGCGAGCGCGCCATCGGATCCTGGCAGGTCGGCGATCCCGAGGGAGCGCTGGCCTTCTTCCGCCGCAAGTACGACGCCCTCGCCCTGGAGGTCGACCTGCTCGCCTCCCGGGTCGAAAGCGGCATCCTCGCCCCCGACGACGCGCACAACGCGCTGCGCCGCGAGCGCCGCAACCTCGCGGGCGCCCAGGCGATCGGCGACCTCGGCGCCCTTTCGGCCCGGCTGGACCGGCTGGAGGAAGTGATCGCCGGCCGGCGTGCCGAGCGCCGCACCGAGCGCAAGCGCCAACTCGAGGAGGCCCGGACCGCCAAGGCAGCGATCGCCGACGAGGCCGAGGCCCTGGCGACCGGCTCGGACTGGCGTCACGGCGTCGGACGCTTCCGCGAGCTGCTCGAGCAGTGGAAGGCACTGCCCCGGCTGGACAAGCAGACCGACGACGAGCTGTGGCGCCGCTTCTCCAGCGCCCGCACGTCCTACACCCGCCGGCGTAAGCAGCACTTCTCCGAGCTGAACGTACGCCGCGACGACGCCCGCCAGGTCAAGGAGGCGCTCGCCGCCGAGGCCGAGGCGCTGGCCGACTCCACCGACTGGGGCCGCGGCACCACCCAGTTCCGCACCCTCATGCAGCGCTGGAAGGCCGCCGGGCCCGCCGCGCGGGACGTGGAAGACCAGCTGTGGAAGCGGTTCCGCGCCGCGCAGGACCGGTTCTTCAACGCCCGCAACGCGACCTTCGCCGAGCAGGACGCGGAGTACCGCGCCAACCTCGAGCAGAAGGAGGCGCTGCTGGTCGAGGCGGAGGCCCTGCTCCCGGTGCGCGACCACCGTGCCGCCCGCGACGCCTACCGTTCGCTGCTGGCGCGCTGGGACCAGATCGGGCGCGTCCCCCGCGACTCCGTTCGTACGGTCGAGGGCCGGTTGCGCAAGGTCGAGGAAGCCATCCGGTCCGCGGAGAGCAACGAATGGCGCCGGACCAACCCCGAGACCCGCGCCCGGGCCAACGACACGCTCACCCAGCTCCGCAACTCCATCGCCGACCTCGAACGCGACCTCGAAGCCCAGCAGGCGAAGGGCGACGTCTCCGGCGAACGCCGCGCGCAGGAGGCACTGGACGCCCGCCGGGCGTGGCTCGCCGAAGTGGAGAAGACCCTCGACGAGTTCTCCGGCTGAGCGGGCCCCCGCATCCCGCCTGGCCGCGTTGTCGTCGGCACGCGACCCGGCGGAATTGTGAAGCGTTGCAGGTCGACCCCAGTAGGTCTTCACACAAAACGGGTGAAGCCGGTCCGCTCACGGCCGAACCGGGACCCGGCGCCTGGCGCATAGGACGGCCCGCGGTCGGCAGGATTCAGCGTGGCCCCGCCACCTGGGTGAACCGTCGGGTCAGTTGGTGACGCGGTAGGCGTCGAACACGCCGTCCACGCTGCGCACCGCGCGCAGCACGTGGCCCAGATGCTTCGGGTCGCCCATCTCGAAGGTGAACCTGCTCTTGGCCACCCGGTCGCGGGTCGTGGTCACCGACGCCGACAGGATGTTGACGTGCTGGTCGGACAGGATCCGGGTGATGTCGCTGAGCAGCCGGGCGCGGTCCAGCGCCTCCACCTGGACCGCCACGAGGAACAGGCTCTGCGCCGTGGGCGCCCACTCGACCTCGACCATGCGTTCGGGCTGGGCGGTGAGGTGACCGATGTTGACACAGTCGCCGCGGTGCACCGAGACGCCCGCGCCACGGGTGACGAACCCGACGATCGCGTCGCCCGGCACCGGCGTACAGCATTTGGCCAGTTTCACCCAGACGTCGGTGACGCCCTTCACGACCACGCCGGAGTCACCGCGGGGCAACCGCTCCTTGCGCCCGGTGTCCGGGGAGATGATGACCGCCTCGGAGACGTCCTCGGCCTCCTCGCCGGCACCGCCGACCGACTCGACCAGCCGGCGGACCACCGACTGCGCGGTGATCGTGCCCTCCCCCACCGCGGCGTACAGCGCCGACACGTCGGAGTACTTCAGGTCACGAGCGATCGAGGCCAGCGACTCGTGGGTGAGCATCCGCTGCAGCGGCAGGCCCTCCTTGCGGACCATCCGGGCCAGCTGCTCCTTGCCCTGGTCGATGGCCTCCTCGCGGCGCTCCTTGGTGAACCAGTGCCGGATCTTGTTGCGGGCACGGGGGCTGCGGACGAAGCTCAGCCAGTCGCGGCTCGGCGCCGCACCCTCCGCCTTGGAGGTGAACACCTCCACCAGGTCGCCGTTCTCCAGCTGGCTCTCCAGCGGAACCAGCCGGCCGTTGACCCGGGCACCGATGCAGCGGTGCCCGACCTCGGTATGGATGGCGTACGCGAAGTCGACCGGCGTGGAGCCCGTGGGCAGAGCGATCACGTCGCCGCGCGGGGTGAAGACGTAGACCTGGTCGGAGTTGATCTCGAAGCGCAGCGAGTCCAGGAACTCGCCGGGGTCCTCGGTCTCGCGCTGCCAGTCCAGCAACTGCCGGAGCCAGGCCATGTCGTTGGGGCCGCCGCTGTCGGTGTCCGAGGCGGCGGTGGGGTCTTCCTTGTACTTCCAGTGGGCCGCGACGCCGTACTCGGCCCGCCGGTGCATGGCGAATGTCCGCAGCTGCATCTCGACCGGCTTGCCCTCCGGCCCCATCACCGAGGTGTGCAGCGACTGGTACATGTTGAACTTCGGCATCGCGATGTAGTCCTTGAACCGCCCGGGCACGGGGTTCCATCGCGCGTGGATGACGCCGAGAGCGGCGTAACAGTCGCGTACGGAGTCGGTGAGGACACGGATGCCGACCAGGTCGTAGATGTCGCCGAACTCCCGGCCGCGCACGATCATCTTCTGGTAGATCGAGTAGTAGTGCTTGGGCCGGCCGGTGACCGTCGCCTTGATCTTCGCCTCGCGCAGGTCCGACTGGACCCGGTCGATGACCTTCGCCAGGTATTCGTCGCGCGAGGGTGCCCGCTCGGCAACCAGCCGGACGATCTCGTCGTACAGCTTGGGATGGAGGGTGGCGAACGCGAGATCCTCGATCTCCCACTTCAGCGTGTTCATGCCGAGCCGGTGGGCCAGCGAGGCGTAGATCTCCAGCGTCTCCCGCGCGGTGCGTTCCTGCGATGCCTGCTTGACGTATCGCAGCGTCCGCATGTTGTGCAGCCGGTCGGCTAGCTTGATCACCAGCACCCGGATGTCCTTGGCCATCGCGATGACCATCTTGCGGATGGTCTCGGCCTGGGCGCTCTCGCCGTACTTGACCTTGTCGAGTTTGGTCACACCGTCGACCAGCAGCGCGATCTCGTCGCCGAAGTCGTTGCGGAGCTCGGTGAGGGTGTACGGCGTGTCCTCCACCGTGTCGTGCAGCAGCGCCGCGCACAGGGTGGGCGGCGTCATACCTAGCTCGGCGAGGATGGTGGCCACCGCGACGGGGTGGGTGATGAACGGGTCGCCGCTCTTGCGGGTCTGGCCCCGGTGGTAACGCTCGGCGGTGTGGTACGCGCGCTCGATGAGTGCCAGGTCGGCCTTGGGGTGGGTGCTGCGAACGATCCGGAACAGCGGCTCCAGGACGGGGTTGCCCTGCGGCGCTCGGCCCAGCCGGGCCAGGCGCTGGCGCATCCGCCGCGACGAGGCGGAGAACGGGCCGATCGCCGC includes:
- a CDS encoding ABC transporter substrate-binding protein; its protein translation is MAAAAGVLALGATAACGGGSSPSEKAQEQQKKQQQQSGSSAEAPKGGGFDVVQDANAKGPAKDIAGAQKGGTATVLTAAAPETFDPTRAYYIDSLAVLRLTARTLTALELRADGKYYLVPDLATDLGQHNADYTEWKFTLKDGLKYEDGSPIKAQDIAYAVKRSFATEELPGGPTYQQSYFLDGAKYKGPFKSKAKGGGLDYAGVETPDDKTVVLKMAKPFPDLAYYATFPVYSPIPQAKDTKDAYGNKPLAAGPYKFDSYQKGKRLVLVKNDQWDPQTDPVRHQYVDKYDFKFSQNPIKLQEQLIADNGPDQTAITYDGVDSSLLPKIQGKEPEKRMMTGDGTCTDFIYLDTRRIPLEVRKALITAWPFDSIHKAGGDSPFTYTPATTILPKVTPGFVNYDLFGNGGKGDGDPAKAKKMLEKAGKLGFDVVWAYSNDNDIAAQVSAVRSQKLKAAGFKTTAIPMPRDQVRAEFDNPKSKINIRPLGWCLDWPSGTTVFPAIFDGRLISLNPNSAPNKSFLNEPDVNSEIDRISSLPLQKQEPEWAKLDKTLMQKYVPVIPVDYNKTNFLYGSKLGGVVLDPFSGGPDFTKLYVKQ
- a CDS encoding ABC transporter permease, which produces MADPTLLETGSSTPVAPPDNPVKSKSPTQIALERLRKDKIAIICAVIVLFFVLLAIFADVITAVTHTDPSTPHMDLVDDYGFPTVNPSAAHPFGLEPRLGRDLFARWVEGSRPSLIVATSAAVISTIIGTSMGLLAGFLGGRIDRAISWLIDLMLSMPLILFVFAIVPVVQARFASDDATVSKVRLWSLVAIFAIFGWTGLGRLVRAQVLSLREREFIQAARAIGVPTHQILFRELLPNLTGQIIVFLSLAVPSYIASEAGLSYLGIGLTEPTPSWGRTINSALTYYQTYPIYFWQPALAILVLVLALNLLGDAIRDAFDPTTRR
- the aspS gene encoding aspartate--tRNA ligase, whose product is MIRTHEAGTLRADHLDATVTLAGWIARRRDHGGVAFLDLRDASGTVQVVIRDEETAHGLRQEHCLRVVGQVRRRPEGNANPNLPTGEVEVVASEVEVLSTAEALPFPIEEHHQTPVNEEVRLRHRYLDLRRPEMAAKLRTRSRVTRLIRDVMDEHGFVDVETPYLTRSTPEGARDFVVPVRLQPGSWYALPQSPQLFKQLLMVAGIERYYQIARCFRDEDFRADRQPEFTQLDVEMSFCDTDDIIALTEQVLARVWKTVVGYDITLPIPRMTYAEAMRRFGIDRPDLRFGNELVDFTDYFAHTPFRVFQAKGEDFHVGAVVMPGGAGQARKELDAWQEWARSRGAKGLAYVLVGEGGELGGPVAKNLSEDERAGLAEHAGAKPGDCVFFAAGPRSEALGLLAAVRLEVGERCGLIDHSRWEFCWVVDAPMFEPVERFDGEKGWTAIHHPFTAPTAEWVDRFEEDPGQALSQAYDIVLNGNEIGGGSIRIHRADVQQRVFDLIGLSQEEAASQFGFLLEAFKYGPPPHGGIALGLDRLVALLTGAESIRDVIAFPKSASGADPLTGAPTPISPAQRREAGIDVVPGKSAGTGRHRADDEKVTDTSVGKNDTPSKP
- the hisS gene encoding histidine--tRNA ligase produces the protein MSFQAPKGTFDVVPPRSATWLAVREALSRPPRLAGYEYVETPLFEDTGLFVRGVGESTDVVTKEMYTFADRGGRSLTLRPEGTAGVLRAIAERNLHRGQLPVKVWYVGQNFRYEQPQSGRYRQHTQVGVETIGGDDPALDAEVVWMAWQAQRSIGLTGTRLLLNSLGCRECRPAYRELLQDFLRGIDLDEDTRRRAAINPMRVLDDKRPEVQAQLTDAPMITDHLCGACKEHHEQVRSYLADLGVVWEDAPRLVRGLDYYVRTTFELVHPGLGAQSAIGGGGRYDGLLATIGGPDLGGVGFGLGLDRTVLAVEAEGLTVGEPSRCDVYVVPLGAAARRRTVTLLRDLREAGVRSDTSYGGQGLKGAMKAADRSGAAFALVIGDRDLEQDSAQLKDLRGGGQRPVPLADLVDVVASAVTTAHAEQNASGQDQVEPTTKETHG
- a CDS encoding MBL fold metallo-hydrolase, which translates into the protein MLVAGFPTGVFAANCYVVATGAGQECVVVDPGQDAAGAVDEVVREHRLRPVAVLLTHGHLDHMWSVLPVCGSYDATCWIHPADRPLLADPMRGLPPEWAGALLGGGLTFAEPDDVRELTDGARVDVAGLSFTVDHTPGHTSGSVAFRTPVEGDVRGAGAPTWTGQASAAPELMFGGDLLFAGSIGRTDLPGGDHPTMLRTLADKVLPLDDRVVVLPGHGDQTTIGRERQTNPYLRGLVPGPARSG
- a CDS encoding DUF349 domain-containing protein; protein product: MSGTAEEPWGRVADDGTVYLRTDEGERAIGSWQVGDPEGALAFFRRKYDALALEVDLLASRVESGILAPDDAHNALRRERRNLAGAQAIGDLGALSARLDRLEEVIAGRRAERRTERKRQLEEARTAKAAIADEAEALATGSDWRHGVGRFRELLEQWKALPRLDKQTDDELWRRFSSARTSYTRRRKQHFSELNVRRDDARQVKEALAAEAEALADSTDWGRGTTQFRTLMQRWKAAGPAARDVEDQLWKRFRAAQDRFFNARNATFAEQDAEYRANLEQKEALLVEAEALLPVRDHRAARDAYRSLLARWDQIGRVPRDSVRTVEGRLRKVEEAIRSAESNEWRRTNPETRARANDTLTQLRNSIADLERDLEAQQAKGDVSGERRAQEALDARRAWLAEVEKTLDEFSG
- a CDS encoding bifunctional (p)ppGpp synthetase/guanosine-3',5'-bis(diphosphate) 3'-pyrophosphohydrolase translates to MRQRLARLGRAPQGNPVLEPLFRIVRSTHPKADLALIERAYHTAERYHRGQTRKSGDPFITHPVAVATILAELGMTPPTLCAALLHDTVEDTPYTLTELRNDFGDEIALLVDGVTKLDKVKYGESAQAETIRKMVIAMAKDIRVLVIKLADRLHNMRTLRYVKQASQERTARETLEIYASLAHRLGMNTLKWEIEDLAFATLHPKLYDEIVRLVAERAPSRDEYLAKVIDRVQSDLREAKIKATVTGRPKHYYSIYQKMIVRGREFGDIYDLVGIRVLTDSVRDCYAALGVIHARWNPVPGRFKDYIAMPKFNMYQSLHTSVMGPEGKPVEMQLRTFAMHRRAEYGVAAHWKYKEDPTAASDTDSGGPNDMAWLRQLLDWQRETEDPGEFLDSLRFEINSDQVYVFTPRGDVIALPTGSTPVDFAYAIHTEVGHRCIGARVNGRLVPLESQLENGDLVEVFTSKAEGAAPSRDWLSFVRSPRARNKIRHWFTKERREEAIDQGKEQLARMVRKEGLPLQRMLTHESLASIARDLKYSDVSALYAAVGEGTITAQSVVRRLVESVGGAGEEAEDVSEAVIISPDTGRKERLPRGDSGVVVKGVTDVWVKLAKCCTPVPGDAIVGFVTRGAGVSVHRGDCVNIGHLTAQPERMVEVEWAPTAQSLFLVAVQVEALDRARLLSDITRILSDQHVNILSASVTTTRDRVAKSRFTFEMGDPKHLGHVLRAVRSVDGVFDAYRVTN